A single window of Dendropsophus ebraccatus isolate aDenEbr1 chromosome 5, aDenEbr1.pat, whole genome shotgun sequence DNA harbors:
- the LOC138793832 gene encoding oligodendrocyte transcription factor 3-like → MDSDSQSSRSSSPELERKAILNITSGQMLQKLCHGQRMPSRGRMRSSRRESQEDLHELRLKVNSRERQRMHDLNQAMDGLREVMPYSHGPSVRKLSKISTLLLARNYILMLSFSLEEMKKLVNDVYGAHRLPGCTSSLHPRHVTPLPQAFRTMPSPNVSSYMGLMTPDVHHNTAPAPQQFSGLFCQCTMCQHLPHQLSRTATNLPASRPGK, encoded by the coding sequence ATGGATTCCGATAGTCAGTCCAGCAGGTCCTCTTCACCAGAGCTGGAGAGAAAAGCCATCCTTAACATCACATCTGGCCAAATGCTCCAGAAACTGTGTCATGGACAAAGAATGCCATCTCGAGGAAGAATGCGATCCAGCAGAAGAGAGAGTCAAGAAGACCTGCATGAGCTTCGCTTAAAGGTGAACAGTCGTGAACGCCAACGAATGCACGACCTTAACCAAGCAATGGATGGCCTGCGGGAAGTCATGCCGTACTCTCATGGACCATCAGTACGTAAGCTCTCTAAGATTTCCACCCTGCTGCTTGCTCGCAATTACATCCTTATGTTATCCTTCTCTCTGGAGGAGATGAAGAAACTTGTCAATGATGTGTATGGTGCCCACCGTCTACCTGGCTGTACCAGTTCCTTGCATCCCCGGCATGTAACTCCTCTACCCCAGGCTTTTCGCACTATGCCATCTCCAAATGTTAGCAGTTACATGGGACTGATGACCCCAGATGTGCATCACAATACTGCTCCGGCTCCTCAACAATTTTCTGGACTGTTCTGCCAATGTACTATGTGTCAGCACTTACCACATCAGCTTTCAAGGACTGCCACCAACCTGCCGGCCTCAAGACCTGGCAAATAA